The genomic interval TCAAAATAGATCTCAATACCACCCGCACCGGTATAACCTGTAGCGCTTACCACCACGTTAGGCACGCCTGCAAATTCACCTTTAGCAAAAGTGTAATATTTCAGGTTCACCAGTTCTATGCTGGTCAGCGGCTGCAGTATACTGGCCGCATTAGGGCCCTGAATGGCCAACAGGCAGGTTTTGTCGGAAATGTCATGCATTTCCACCCCCTTCGTATTATGTTTACTGATCCAGTTCCAGTCCTTTTCAATATTGCTGGCATTCACTACCAGCATGTAAACCTTATTCTCTTCAATACAATATACCAGCAGGTCATCCACAATACCACCTTCGTCATTTGGCAAACAGCTGTACTGTGCCTTTCCGGCGGTCAGTTTGGATGCATCATTGCTGGTAACCCGCTGGATGAGATCCAGTGCATTTTCTCCCTTCAGTATGAATTCACCCATGTGGCTCACATCAAACACCCCCGCATTGTTCCTGACAGCCAGGTGTTCATCATTAATACCTGTATAGGAAATCGGCATGTTATACCCTGCAAAAGGAGCCATCTTAGCGCCCAGCGCTACATGTTTGTGTGTAAATGGTGTGTTCTTCATAAATTTAATGATCGGTTCTGTTTTGGGTATATTTTTAGGTTTAAGTT from Chitinophaga filiformis carries:
- the gcvT gene encoding glycine cleavage system aminomethyltransferase GcvT: MKNTPFTHKHVALGAKMAPFAGYNMPISYTGINDEHLAVRNNAGVFDVSHMGEFILKGENALDLIQRVTSNDASKLTAGKAQYSCLPNDEGGIVDDLLVYCIEENKVYMLVVNASNIEKDWNWISKHNTKGVEMHDISDKTCLLAIQGPNAASILQPLTSIELVNLKYYTFAKGEFAGVPNVVVSATGYTGAGGIEIYFEDKDGAAEKIWDAIFEVGGPKGLKPIGLGARDTLRLEMGFCLYGNDIDDTTSPLEAGLGWITKFTKEFTSRSKFEQQKAAGVSRKLVGFEMVDKGIPRHDYEIKDAAGQVIGKVTSGTQSPSLQKAIGLGYVNTAFAAQDSEIFIAVRDKLLKARVVKVPFLS